The Epinephelus lanceolatus isolate andai-2023 chromosome 14, ASM4190304v1, whole genome shotgun sequence genome has a window encoding:
- the LOC117251756 gene encoding olfactory receptor 6N2-like has translation MDDELNVTYITFGGHVEVDKYRYVYFVIMFIVYVLIICSNSTIVYLIWVHKNLHEPMYIFIAALLLNSVLFSTAVYPKLLIDFLSEKQIISYSACLFQFHVFYSLGGSEFLLLAVMAYDRYVSICRPLKYPTIMTKTTVSIFLVLAWVLPACQMAVPAGLSANEKLCTFTLKGVFCNNTVYKLQCVISKARFVRDMIILVNVALVPVLFILFTYTRIFLITYQNGREVRKKAAQTCLPHLIVLVNLSCLCVYDVIIVGLEPVFPEIVHLIMTLQIVLYHPLFNPIMYGVKMKEISKHLKRLFCQAKMK, from the coding sequence ATGGATGATgaattaaatgtaacatatataACTTTTGGTGGGCATGTCGAAGTGGACAAATACAGATATGTGTATTTTGTGATTATGTTCATAGTATATGTTCTAATAATATGCAGTAATTCCACTATTGTGTACCTTATCTGGGTTCACAAAAACCTTCATGAGCCTATGTACATTTTCATTGCAGCTTTGTTACTGAACTCTGTCCTTTTCAGCACTGCTGTCTACCCAAAGCTTTTGATTGACTTTTTATCTGAAAAACAGATCATATCATATTCTGCGTGTCTCTTTCAGTTTCATGTATTCTACTCTTTAGGTGGTTCAGAGTTCTTACTGCTGGCAGTCATGGCTTATGACAGATATGTTTCAATATGTAGACCTCTGAAATATCCAACTATCATGACCAAAACAACTGTCAGTATTTTCCTGGTTTTAGCTTGGGTTCTGCCTGCTTGCCAGATGGCAGTGCCAGCTGGTTTGAGTGCTAATGAAAAACTTTGTACCTTTACTTTAAAAGGAGTTTTTTGTAACAACACAGTTTATAAACTTCAATGTGTGATCTCAAAAGCACGTTTTGTACGAGATATGATTATACTGGTTAATGTTGCACTTGTCCCTGTGCTTTTCATACTTTTTACATACACTAGGATATTCCTAATAACTTATCAGAATGGTAGAGAAGTCAGAAAAAAGGCTGCACAGACTTGTTTACCGCACTTGATCGTTTTGGTAAAcctttcctgtttgtgtgtttatgatgTCATTATAGTTGGACTGGAACCTGTTTTTCCAGAAATTGTTCATCTAATAATGACTTTACAAATTGTTTTGTATCACCCTCTATTTAATCCAATCATGTACGGAGTAAAGATGAAAGAAATTTCCAAACACCTTAAGAGGTTGTTCTGTCAAGCCAAAATGAAGTAA